The genomic stretch ACATTCTTCCCAATGTTAACTTCATTATATTCGTAACCAGCACCTTCAAGATTAGAATCAGGATCATCATAGATGTGTGTTTGAGACCAAATTTTAACACCCGGTCCCATCTCAGTATAGTCACCAATTGTGATGCCACCACCGCCTTGAATATATGAATCCACTCCGAAATGAACATTATTTCCGACGTTAACTTTATCAATATTAATGATCCTGCAGCCTTTATGAATTCTTATATTTTCTCCAGCACATAAAAATTTAGGACTAAGAATTTTTTTCCGGAGATAGAAACCAACTCTACCGGGGAGATTGCGTACCAACTCATATAAATAATCAAATCGTGTGGATTTATCTTTTAAATCCCAATATAATAATCGTAAAATCATAACATTATCCTTAATCTAAAAAGCTTGATTTCATATAATCAAGCACATAAAAAATATTATTAGTTATCCATGAATTATTTTCTGAAAGTAACACATTTTTTTGAGCAAAAATATGTTCTAACCAATATAAAATCGAAATAGGTTTAAACAAATCCTCAGGTAGTTTGAGATCAGAACAATATTCGCCGATAAGCCTTTTTTCAATATCATTAAATTTACGAGGCAAAATATACTCAACGAGTATAAACCCCATTCCCTTATTCAGGTTATGTCGCTTAAATGATTCCAATAAATTAATAATATCAATAAGCGGTAATCCTTCGGTATTATTCTGGTCCCAATCAATTATTGCGCTGACCGATAGGCTTTCATCCACCAGCACATTACTTGCACTGCAATCCCCTTTTTGAAAAACTGAAGGAATATTGTTATTTTCAAAATAATCGATCAAGTATTGATATATTTTTTTTATTACAACGTTGTATTCATTATTGACGATTGTATCTAAAAAAGTGATTCTCTCTAATATATAGGATCCAATAAATTCATTATCCAATCTATCTTTCTTTGTATATAAATGTATTTTATGAACAGCTTTTATTGAATTTTCCAGAATTATATCGTATTCAAAGACAGTGTTCGAATACGATGAAGCTGGCTTTCCAGGCTTTAATTCTTCAACATAATAATTGATATCTGAGCCCAAGACATTCCCTTGGTAAA from Bacteroidota bacterium encodes the following:
- a CDS encoding acyltransferase, whose amino-acid sequence is MILRLLYWDLKDKSTRFDYLYELVRNLPGRVGFYLRKKILSPKFLCAGENIRIHKGCRIINIDKVNVGNNVHFGVDSYIQGGGGITIGDYTEMGPGVKIWSQTHIYDDPDSNLEGAGYEYNEVNIGKNVWIGANSFIMPGATIDDGCVVSACSVVGLKKWPQNSIIAGNPARKIGERGLLRKQES